A single region of the Vicia villosa cultivar HV-30 ecotype Madison, WI linkage group LG4, Vvil1.0, whole genome shotgun sequence genome encodes:
- the LOC131599608 gene encoding uncharacterized protein LOC131599608 produces the protein MSIVESRSISKPPYYDGKNYAEWEKSMMIYIQSVDFKLWLVIKNGPKVPKKTIDGKECEKSEDEYNDEDMKMMEQEAKAKHILCCALNPFDLKRVSSCKTAKEMWDKVENITERVISLKDLFLFLLPPSYQRKLKAHESFLKAVSGVQDQAEAAPNTSNAEISEETNVDLEKGVSNLCVSIEKLALEGNWQEAKGMIEKEKKLINAPITTGEFRLLHIAAAANQIEFVKQLLKMLNNSDLELTDINGHTAFCFAAAAGNIKIVDLMLERNDKLLTIRDHKNYTPIQNAALLGRCKMAWHLYDQSVNCFEEKDWKLLFFTCIEAGIYDLALKMVRDRNALAFARDPKEKTALHVLSKNQTSMDSCCHDPEHDDYSSMINPDVRKPVVFQLVKFLWTTILDKYQNSKDDLKEIRNKPSKLIFDAAKLGNFEFLSELVSGYPNLIWDVDSENRTILHFAVMHRHSSFFDLVNKIQQIKGTIGKYKDKQGNTILHLAAKLVPQGQLEWVSGAAFQMHLELLWFEKVKQIMLPAQIKLRNSEELTAQELFSKEHNKLREDGEDWMKKTAESSMLISTVIATGVFTAATSLPGGTNDDTGKPNYLSETSFLVFTISDALALTSSSTAILIFLSILVSRYRESDFHKSLPLKLIIGWITLFISIASMMVAFSSAFFIIYYHGLIWVSSSIAILSSIPILLYICLQYSLFSVIINPSYYWRKIAVSGKNIFRVNKK, from the exons ATGAGCATCGTTGAAAGTCGGTCCATTTCAAAGCCACCATACTACGATGGCAAAAATTATGCGGAATGGGAGAAGAGTATGATGATATACATACAATCTGTGGACTTCAAACTTTGGCTTGTGATCAAGAATGGACCAAAAGTTCCGAAGAAAACAATAGACGGTAAAGAATGTGAGAAATCTGAAGATGAGTACAATGATGAAGACATGAAGATGATGGAACAAGAAGCAAAAgcaaaacatattttatgttgtgCCTTAAATCCATTTGATCTTAAAAGAGTTTCAAGTTGCAAAACTGCAAAGGAAATGTGGGACAAGGTTGAAAATATAACTGAAAGAGTTATAAGTCTCAAAGATTTGTTCTTGTTTCTGTTACCGCCTTCATATCAAAGGAAATTGAAGGCTCATGAAAGTTTTCTAAAGGCAGTATCAGGAGTACAAGACCAAGCAGAGGCAGCTCCCAACACTTCTAACGCAGAGATTTCGGAAGAAACAA ATGTTGATCTTGAGAAAGGGGTTTCCAACCTTTGTGTTTCCATTGAGAAGCTTGCATTAGAAGGGAATTGGCAAGAAGCAAAGGGCATgatagaaaaggaaaaaaagttgATAAATGCTCCCATAACAACTGGGGAGTTTAGACTACTTCATATTGCAGCAGCTGCGAATCAAATTGAATTTGTGAAGCAACTATTGAAAATGTTGAATAATAGTGATTTGGAATTGACAGATATCAACGGCCATACTGCTTTCTGTTTTGCTGCTGCCGCTGGAAACATAAAAATTGTTGACTTAATGCTTGAAAGAAACGACAAGTTACTAACAATAAGGGATCATAAAAATTATACTCCTATTCAGAATGCTGCTCTACTAGGAAGATGCAAAATGGCATGGCATCTATATGATCAATCCGTAAATTGTTTTGAAGAGAAGGATTGGAAATTATTATTCTTTACTTGTATCGAGGCTGGCATCTATG ACTTAGCCTTAAAAATGGTAAGAGATAGGAATGCACTAGCTTTTGCACGCGATCCAAAAGAAAAAACAGCTCTGCATGTGTTGTCTAAAAATCAAACATCAATGGATTCTTGTTGTCATGATCCAGAACATGATGATTATTCCAGTATGATCAATCCTG ACGTGAGAAAACCTGTGGTTTTCCAATTGGTTAAATTTCTTTGGACTACTATTCTTGATAAATACCAAAACTCTAAGGACGActtaaaagaaataagaaataaaCCTTCTAAACTAATATTTGATGCTGCAAAACTTGGAAATTTTGAGTTCTTATCAGAGCTTGTTAGTGGTTATCCTAACTTGATATGGGATGTGGATAGCGAAAATCGAACTATATTACACTTTGCTGTTATGCATCGCCATTCCAGTTTCTTCGACCTTGTAAACAAAATACAACAAATAAAAGGTACCATCGGGAAATATAAAGATAAACAAGGAAACACTATATTGCACTTGGCTGCAAAATTAGTACCACAAGGTCAACTTGAATGGGTTTCTGGAGCAGCTTTTCAAATGCATCTCGAGTTGTTATGGTTTGAG AAAGTAAAACAGATAATGCTACCAGCACAAATAAAGTTGAGAAATTCGGAAGAACTCACTGCACAAGAACTATTTTCAAAGGAGCACAATAAACTAAGGGAAGACGGAGAGGACTGGATGAAAAAAACTGCTGAGTCCTCTATGTTAATTTCAACTGTCATTGCTACTGGAGTTTTCACTGCTGCAACTAGTTTACCAGGAGGAACTAATGATGACACAGGAAAACCAAACTATTTGTCTGAAACATCATTTTTGGTGTTTACAATATCAGATGCATTGGCACTCACCTCATCTTCAACGGCAATATTGATCTTCTTGTCTATTCTTGTCTCACGCTATAGAGAGTCAGATTTTCATAAATCACTGCCTTTAAAGCTAATAATTGGATGGATCACATTATTCATCTCTATCGCAAGCATGATGGTAGCTTTTAGCAGTGCCTTCTTCATTATATACTATCATGGTTTAATATGGGTTTCTAGCTCAATTGCAATACTTTCTTCCATCCCAATACTTTTGTACATATGTTTGCAGTATTCACTATTTTCAGTTATTATTAACCCAAGCTACTATTGGAGGAAGATAGCTGTGTCTGGTAAAAACATCTTTCGTGTAAACAAGAAGTAG
- the LOC131597786 gene encoding glycine cleavage system H protein 2, mitochondrial-like produces the protein MACRQLWASRAASYLRISVFHRSFSYVLNNMKYGDSHEWVKVDGNSATVGINDHAQDHLGDVVYVKLLEVGAAVTQGDAFGAVESVKATSDANSPVSGKVVEVNEELNSSLGLAAERLISSKGELKTQLENFCRDPNISRKNGIFLACYSQSLRCRLGERSFVTHVLLMLANNLHCSLHVIRRKEEVKGDEWLQALAAEFNMVKLPALLDLELPALLKCEIVG, from the exons ATGGCTTGCCGGCAGTTATGGGCTTCAAGAGCTGCATCATACCTCAGGATCTCTGTCTTTCACAGAAGCTTCTCTTATG TTTTGAACAATATGAAGTATGGTGATTCTCATGAATGGGTGAAAGTTGATGGAAATTCTGCAACTGTCGGCATAAATGATCACGCCCAAGATCATTTGGGCGATGTTGTGTACGTTAAACTCCTAGAAGTTGGAGCAGCAGTGACACAAGGAGATGCCTTTGGTGCAGTTGAAAGTGTGAAGGCAACTAGTGACGCCAACTCTCCGGTTTCtggaaaagttgtcgaagttAATGAAGAGCTCAACAGCTCTCTCGGTTTA GCTGCAGAGAGGCTTATTTCAAGCAAAGGGGAACTCAAAACACAGCTTGAGAATTTTTGCAGGGATCCTAACATATCAA GGAAGAATGGAATCTTCTTAGCTTGTTACTCACAATCTCTCAGATGTCGACTTGGTGAAAGATCATTTGTGACACATG TACTGTTGATGTTAGCTAATAACCTCCATTGCAGTTTACACGTTattagaagaaaagaagaagttaAAGGCGATGAATGGTTGCAAGCATTAGCAGCTGAATTTAATATGGTCAAGCTCCCCGCCCTATTGGACCTTGAGCTCCCCGCCCTACTGAAATGTGAAATTGTAGGCTAG